A stretch of the Tannerella serpentiformis genome encodes the following:
- a CDS encoding ABC transporter ATP-binding protein, with amino-acid sequence MTSAIDIRDLRKTYRGAAAPSVDGLTLHVSEGEFFGLLGPNGAGKTTTLSILAGLLPFDGGTVHLCGLDIRRDRARIRPLIGVVPQDIALYPELTAAENLHFFGRMHGLPTRTLRERIDTDVNRLDLRAHLHKRIEHLSGGMKRKLNLLVALLHRPRILFLDEPTVGVDVHSRQEIIAHLRALNTDGMTIIYTSHDMVEAERLCTRVALMNRGATVCEGTPDALLAEARMPSLEALFIARTEEAGRA; translated from the coding sequence ATGACATCTGCCATCGACATCCGCGACCTCCGCAAGACGTATCGCGGCGCCGCTGCACCGTCTGTCGACGGACTCACGCTGCACGTCTCCGAGGGCGAATTCTTCGGGCTACTCGGCCCCAATGGCGCAGGCAAGACGACGACGCTCTCCATCCTCGCCGGCCTCCTACCGTTCGACGGCGGCACGGTGCATCTCTGCGGCCTCGACATACGCCGCGACCGTGCCCGCATCCGTCCGCTGATCGGCGTCGTGCCGCAAGACATTGCCCTCTATCCCGAACTCACCGCCGCAGAGAACCTTCACTTCTTCGGTCGCATGCACGGCCTGCCCACCCGCACGCTCCGCGAACGCATCGACACGGATGTGAACCGCCTCGACCTCCGCGCCCACCTGCACAAACGCATCGAACACCTCTCTGGCGGCATGAAGCGCAAGCTCAACCTCCTCGTCGCCTTGCTCCATCGCCCCCGTATCCTCTTCCTCGACGAGCCGACCGTGGGCGTCGATGTGCATTCCCGGCAAGAGATCATCGCGCACCTCCGCGCCCTCAACACCGACGGCATGACGATCATCTACACCTCGCACGATATGGTCGAGGCCGAGCGACTCTGCACCCGCGTAGCCCTCATGAACCGCGGCGCAACCGTCTGCGAAGGCACGCCCGACGCCTTGCTTGCCGAGGCGCGCATGCCCTCGCTCGAAGCCCTCTTTATCGCCCGGACGGAGGAGGCCGGACGCGCATGA